The DNA region TCATGGGCTCTACAATGTAGGAAAATGATAACCAGAGTGAGAGACTCCTATCCCAGAGCTAAGCTCCTCCCAGAGAGAGACTACTCTCCTAACTAACCATCAACAAGAAACCTGAATGATTTTCTCACTCCTTGCTGCTCTCATATTCATACTCACCAACAGAACTGAGTGGCCTCTAATGCCACGTCAGTGGCTGCCCTGTTCAGCTTAGTTGTTTGGCTTAGGCCCAAACCCAGAGTCCTATCACCACTCGCCGCTAGAAAAACAGATCTTCCTCAAGTCCGAGCTTGAGAAATTGACTTCTATCGTTGAACTCTTCTTCCCGTTGCACTTCCTTCACCATGCCCATGTGCCACCGAATTGAAGACTAACTAACTGAGCCTCTTCTCAAGGAAATCCTACCATCAAAGAGTATGTCCTGGTGCTGATGGAATCGCATAGATCTGGTGGTTTGGACGGCAGGACTCACCGCTGTATTGACGTCGCAGGTCGACCAACGTCCAGAGGTTTCAATGAAGGTCGACCACTGTCTTGCTTCTCGCTATACCCGTATGGAGGGTTTCCGCCGCCACAATTGGTCGTGGCTGTTTCTGCATCTACTCACTCTGCTTCATTTGCTAAGGAAAAGGTGTCATCCACTCGACCCTCAAGCTCATTACCCTTGGTTTTCTCTTCATTCCTCTCTAACACTGCTGTTGcgacacacacacacacacacaccaaaGACTACAAGTTTTTTTTGTTAAGATACTTGTTCCGAGAGTTTGAGCCCTCTGGATTTACTTCGATCATCATCCTCACCATCTTAGATTTGGAACTGAACATTCAAGAGTAAGAGAAAGAATGAGCACCCCCAGATGATAGATGATCTTGCAGTTTCGTGAACTCTGTCATCCTGATTTGACAGAACTCCTCCGCAGTTTTTCGCAGGGAGTCCTCACTGTGTGATTCTCGCTTCCAATGCATCCAAATGTTCAAACATCTCCAGTGTCATGAGTGAGATGGCAACTTCATCAGCTCCTCTCGATAATCTGGCAGTTTGGACCATTGATAGAACCCGTAAATTCAAAataatgaatatatatatatatatatatatatatatatatatatatatatatatatatatatatatatatatatatatatatatatattatttacGGAAGAGTTGAGCTCATAAATGATAGCCAGAATCTAAGGCCCCTTTTACTTTGTGAAAACATTTTCTATTTTCATTTCTTAAAATATATGTTTAGATTAACTTGTTAATGAGGAGATACTAGACTATTGGAGCGAACCATTGTGTGCATTTTTAAGAAACaatgaaaatgccaaaaaattGTTTTCATTATTTCCAAAAATGCATCATCCCAAGCTAGCATTTCATCTTCTCTCTATCACAATTGTTTCTTTTAAGAGTCTCAATCTCCTTATTAACAAGttaaaataaacataaaattcttgaaatgaaaacaaaataaacGGGGGCCTAAGATTCCTATCCCAGAGCTAAGCTCCTACCAGAGAGAGACTACTCTCCTAACAGACCATCAACAATCAACTTAAATGATTCTCTCACTCTCCTTGCTGCCCTCGTACTCCCATTCACTAACAAAATTGAGCGGACTTTTAGTGCAACGTCAGTTACCACCCTGCTCAGCTTAGTTGTTGAGCTTAGGCCCATATCCAAAGTCCTATTAGAAATAAGAATAGCATATCCCATATCTGCCAACTTATAAACTAAAAATTCTTATCCTATATTTAGATAACTAACATGAGTTAGACTTCCCTGACAATTCCTATTGAGAGCATTAAGTAGTGACTTttaatttcatgcaaaaaaattattttgCCACAGTTCTGACAAGTCCAAAATTGGAGATGCTAGTCTTATACCTAATATTAGAAATGTTTCAAGATCAACTTACTTCTTTAAAGCATCCATCTCTAGGATCATGGAAAATGTCTCTGCACATGTTAAAATTTCATGACTTAGTGCGCTTTAGCCTTGATTGACAGTTCTACTTGTTTCTTTTTTGTACGTTGTCTATCTAATTTATATCTACAATTTTCCAGCTTGGAACTTTGCTTTTCCCCTAAGCTTAACTAGCTAAACTGCAATTGCAGTTCAATCCTCTCATATCAATAAACAATATAAGAAGACGACATAGGCCAACGGGCTGAGTTAATGTTGTCAGTTTGTAATTTTAATTATGTTGGTTGTAACTGTCTGTAATTCAAATAAATAGGGAATGGAGGTTTGCAGATTTTCTGGGACTGGTTTTTGGGAGGGAGAGACCAGACTCTCTAATTCTTGGAAGGGAACCACTTTGTAACCGCAAGCCCATCCTTTTCTTAACTTTAAATTAGTTTGTGGTGTGATATCTTGTAACATTGTGGGTCCTCTGTTTCTGATACAGAATTCCAGTGTTTCAGTGTAATAAACTTGTTGGCATCTAAATTTATTAACATAGATACTAGTTTCTATCAGATATCCATGAGGATCAATTTTGTAAATCTTTTAACGATTATCCTTTTCAGGGTAGTGAAGATCTTATCATTGTCCACGAGGCATTGGATTATGGTGATTGCCGTTTATCAATTGCAGTAAGTTAAAATTACATGCTTTTGAAACTGCTAGATCCTACTCCAACCAATATCATTGTATTGTTCAACTAATTCTCTTAGGTAACCTCTGTTGTTTCAGATTCCACAGTATGGAATATTTGAAAATGTAAATTCACTAGAGGAACTAGCAAAAATGCCTCAATGGACAAAAGAAAAGCCTCTGCGAGTTGCAACTGGATTCACTTATGTATGTGATTCACATTCAACTAATGTTTTTTAGTGTTATCCGTGCTACAGTTTCTGCAGTTTTCCTTCTAAAAGAGAAAGTCTGATCTGAATTTTCTTCTTACTGTTCAGCTGGGTCCTAAATTTATGAAAGATAATGGCATTAAGCATGTTGCATTTTCAACTGCTGACGGAGCACTCGAGGCTGCTCCTGCGGTGAGAGACAGTGTTTGTTTTATTAGAAGTTATTCCTTTATGTTTTCTTATTATAAAGCATATATTTGATTGTTTTGCTATGAGTTTTACTTATACTATCAAATGATATTTACTGGGGTTTGGAAGGAGTTTGGCTGATATAGTTGTTGATAAGTTTTGTCTGTTTTTCTTATGGCAATTTTTTTGTCTTTTTTGTATAGCTTAATACACTAATAACAGTTAAATGTTTTCTGTGATCCCAAAGATCAAGGACGACAATTTTTTATGTCTAATTGCTGAAACAGATTATGTTCAAATTTTATAGGATGAATAACTGTAAAACTGAAGATGTATTCTCTCTGGTTGATTAGCTTGTGGTCAATATTCTGCATTCGAGGACAACAAATATGCTGTCAAGTGTCAAAAATGATAAATTATAGATTTCTTGAATGTTCCCCTTTTATATGTGTTTTTTATTCTGCAAGAGATAATAAGCTTTATGGGCTGTCGTTTCCCTTCTATATTCTCTCAGTGGAAAGGTGAACGTTCCATGTTGACCGACATTTGTTAAAGTTCCTGATTTTTGTAGCATTGTTAAAGTAAAAGCAATTAGGACCCGCCGAATTAAGAAGTTTGATCTAATTACAAATTTCTGGTTTATTTGTTAAACTTGATTGTATTGAGTTCTTTTTTCTCTTTTATGCTAGGGGAGGAGGGGGAGTGATGTGAGATTGAGTCtgtaaattttttttttgaatgACAAATTGTTAGTAGTTACTCACTCTTGCCTGGACTTGAACCCTGAACGCTCAACTCCCTTTAACCCTTAAACCAACTAGTTCAAGCCAGTTGAGCTACCCTTCCCACCCATATTGAGTATGTATTTGACTATTGGATTCCGATTTTGAGGCATGTTGTCATTTGAACTCTGTTCTTAGTGATATATGGCAATATCTATGTTGTGTGTATTTCAGTTATGATTTTAGTCGATTCATGATGCAAATTACGATTTTTTTTTTGTAGAAAATATATTCTCTTCCCATATAAAATATTTCGCTATTATCATTTTCTCAGTTTTTTTTTGGTCTTTGCACCTAAAAAGAAATAATTAATTGCTTCATGACCATCTCTGTTCTTAGTGATAGATGGCAATATATATGTTGTGTGTATCAGTTATGATTTGAGTCGATTCATGATGCAaattacaattttttttttgtagAAAATATATCCTCTTCCCATATAAAATATTTCGCTATTATCATTTTCTCAGTTTGTTTGGTATTTGCACCTAAAAAGAAATAATTAATTGCTTCATGACCATCTCTATCTCATTGATGCTGTTGCCACCATATGCTTGATCTGATATTTTTGATTCATTTAGATAGTTGTTTGTCTTTGCTCTATTTAGATGGGGATTGCTGACGCTATCCTGGACCTTGTGAGTAGTGGAACTACGTTGAAAGAAAATAACTTGAAGGAAATTAAAGGTGGAACTGTTTTGGAGAGCCAGGTTGGCAATTGTCAAATTTTATGACCTTTAACTAGCATGATCTGTTTTTTTAACGCACCAGGAAACTGCTGCTTCTTGTGCCTTGTCAGACTTGATTTTACTCTAACAATTGAACACTTTTCAGGCTGCTCTTGTTGCAAGCAGGAAATCATTGATCAGTCGAACAGGAGTACTTGAAACAACTCATGAGATGCTTGAAAGATTGGAGGCACATCTGAGGGCCATGGGGCAGTTCACGGTGCATATATAGAATTTACAACTCCCCATCTCCCCAAACTCCAGTTTCTTCTTTTGTTTTTGTTCATTTTTCTAATGCTAGATTTGGCAGGTTATTGCAAACATGAGAGGAAGTAGTGCAGAAGAAGTGGCTGAGAGAATACTGAGCCAACCATCATTAGCGGGACTGCAGGTGTGATACGGGATGAAACATTTTTCCCAACCCTAATTAGTTTCGGGGAAGGATCTTCTACCTTTCTGTATTTGCTTTTCGCACGAGCAAAATCTGATCTGTAGTGAGTAGTATAATCATTCTTTGACCACTCCTGATTTTAAGAGATATCCTTGATGGTTCATATGCAGGGGCCCACTATAAGTCCAGTTTTCAGCAAGCGCGATGGAAAGGTAGCAGCAGACTACTATGCCATAACCATATGTGTGCCCAAGAAGGCATTGTACAAGTCTATTCAACAATTGAGAGCGGTGGGTTTTTGAGCTAGTGTCAGCTCTTTAAAAGTTATTGTACTCCTCTCagttcttgctttatcttatgGCATTACATTTTAGCTAAATACCATGCCTTCTATTTGAACTGCATATCAAAAGACTAATTCTTTCTTATTTATCATGATTCTCATACCAATCTTCTGTTGACTGTGTTCCTATGATGCCAGATCGGAGGCAGCGGAGTTCTTGTATCACCTTTGACCTATATTTTTGACGAAGAAACTCCTAGATGGCGTCAGCTCCTTTCTAAACTTGGGCTTTAGTCATATATGTGCTCCATTTGAGGAGTTGTTTTGTTGTTACCCCACCACAGAAAGATAATATAAAATGCAGAAAACTGTAGAAAACTGAAATGAAAGAATTCTGTATGCTTAAAATTTTGTAGCAAGCCATTAGTTTCTTCAGTTAATTCTCTCTTTAATAATACTTGGATTGTTGTGTTGGTTAAACTATGGTGTTGTAATTTATAACATTTTAGTTGATTTTACCTGTTACCAGCTACCTAAAGGAGCTGGTATCTACTTTGAAATGGTCTTGATGCATGCGAAATTAGAAACCTGTTGGAAGGCCCAGCATTACTTAATTAATTAAGCTGAGGGTGATGATTCTCGGGTGGTAGATCCAATTAAGTTGTTGTCTTGGATTTGGTATATGTGTAGGAACAAACCGAAACCGGGAATCTCATTCTATAACATAATCTTCATTTTATCTTGGGTATTCGTTGAACTCACTATTAAAATAAGATTATTACTTATAAATAAGTTAACTAAATAAGCAAATTATGTTGTGCTAGCAAACTATCATCAAACTATGGCTGATATAGTCATGTATCCCAATCAAGGAAACTATACCCTATATCCGTCCctatatttttcaaaatattttagtttttatatttacttatttattattaattatttattttttaaaatttgtaTCCTCACCAGTGTatctcacacacacacactatCATCACCAAGCTCAATGTGACATTTTCTCTCAAACATCTTGGTGACCTAGACTACTTTCTAGGTAGTAAAGTGAAGCAAGCAACACATAACTCCTTATTCCAAACCTAATATAAATATATCAAGACTTGTTGCTTGAGATTAGCCCTATTCATACACCAATGCATTGTACCTACATGTATAGGTCTGTTGTGGGTGTCCGCCTATATGCTACCATAACTATATCTAACATAGCTTTCTCTCTTAGCAAAGTGTGTCAATTTATGAGAGGAAGAGAATTCTGAGGTACCTTAAAGGTACAATTGGCCATGGTATCCATCTCTTTCCCCTTTCAAGAAACTGCCCTCCTTTTATTCAGGTTTTatgtgatgctgactgggcttCAAACCCAGATGATAGAAGAAGCACCTATGGTGCAACTATCTACTTTGGCTCAAATATCATATTCTGGTGGTCCAAAAAGCAACATGTGACCAGATCCAACACTGAGGTATAATACAACAACTTTGCACGAGCAACTGCTGACCTCCTTTAATTTTAAACTCTTCTTAAAAAGTTAATTGTGTCAACTAAAGTCCCTATAGTTCTGCGTATCTGCTATTCTCTTAGCTTACAATCTCATAATGCACTCAAGAACAATGCACATGAAGATAAACCTCTTCTTTGTCGGAGAGAAGGTCTTGGTCAATCAACTACAAATCGTACATATCCTTGACACTGACGAATGACCATGTGCTCTTAATAAACCCCTAACTTCAATTAAATTTCTTATTCTGATACATAAATTCGAGGTTGCTCACTCTATATTAGAATAAAGTGTAGGTTTGCTTAATATAGTAAAATGTCCAGTCTCAAGACTGACATCTGTACCAAAACCTGGTATAGCAAGTCAACTATTTGCTAATATAAAAACAAACATTTCCGTCTTCATAACTAATTTCATAAATTAGAAGCTAgttgaaattgaaaatgaaaagaTTAGTTTTGAATTCTATCAATTTGACAAACCCAAATTTGACCCTTATACAATCCTAATAATTCATACAATATAGTCCGTAACATGCCAGCACCAACTCAAAAATGATCGACACTTGTGTTTTTTTCCCAATAATAGCTAAGTGTAGGTTAATATAGTAAATGCCTAGTCTCAAGATTGATATCTGTCATATCTGTCAGGTTGAGTGTACAAACACCTGCCATAGCAGGTAATCTGTTTGCTAATATAAAAACAGATGTAACTAATTTCATAAATTAAAAATGAGTTGAAACTGAAAATGGAAAGAGTAATTTTCAATTCTATCAATTTAACAAACCCAAATTTGACCCTTCTACAACCCTAATAATTCATGCGAAATACTCCGTAACATGCCAACatcaaataaaaaatatcaaCACTTCTATTCTTTTCAATAGTAGCAACAAAAGCAACCAACAAATATGATATAGAGCATGTTATCAACCAAGCATGTTGTTGCTCCACAACATATGGATATACTAGCTGAGCATACAACAACACATGATAGGCATATCAACAGCATTATCAATAAATCTAAAACATATGAACTTCAATTGGTACTATTTATTTATTAACTATCACAAGAGTTTTTAAGTGTCAGATTAAAGATAAGCTCCATCAGTTACAAATCTCATTCCAATACaattttaacatttcatattCAACGACTCGATAACATTAAAGTACTTTTCATAAATTATGGAGTTTAGAGAACCTAGATGACTTATATCAAGGTATACTCAAGATACATGGTTGATTTGTAACATTATAATCAGGATCCCAATATATAAAATTAGCAATGCAAAACAGATAACCATTCTAAAAATTCACAATTTTAACATTACTGAGCTACAAATACAAATAATAAACAGAAGTTTGACTGTAATAGTAATGGAAGTCTTCTTCCACTGTGTGAAATATTGAATCTACTATACATCACATGTAATGTAATACTTTTTATTTCCATTAGTGTTTCATGAAAGATTACAAGAATGCCATATAATTTATCTTCTCGCTTCGTTTT from Lathyrus oleraceus cultivar Zhongwan6 chromosome 1, CAAS_Psat_ZW6_1.0, whole genome shotgun sequence includes:
- the LOC127085867 gene encoding ATP phosphoribosyltransferase 2, chloroplastic codes for the protein MLTMMSQIRFPLYVKSGTHCCYASASISEPQVLNGNPGGTVSSRQEIRLGLPSKGRMSSDTLELLKDCQLSVKQVNPRQYVAQIPQLSNLEVWFQRPKDVVRKLLSGDLDLGIVGLDIISEFGQGSEDLIIVHEALDYGDCRLSIAIPQYGIFENVNSLEELAKMPQWTKEKPLRVATGFTYLGPKFMKDNGIKHVAFSTADGALEAAPAMGIADAILDLVSSGTTLKENNLKEIKGGTVLESQAALVASRKSLISRTGVLETTHEMLERLEAHLRAMGQFTVIANMRGSSAEEVAERILSQPSLAGLQGPTISPVFSKRDGKVAADYYAITICVPKKALYKSIQQLRAIGGSGVLVSPLTYIFDEETPRWRQLLSKLGL